The Paenibacillus sp. BIC5C1 DNA segment AGCCACCGTATAAGGGAACACATAGATCGGTAGAATGACAGCCTGCTCGATCAGATATTGCTGAATCTGATTATAGATATCCACACGTTTATCCGGATCAGTCTCCACCGCTCCCTGTTCGAGCAGTTTATCGATCTTCGGATCAGATAAACCGGATAAGGTCGGACGTTCACCTTCTGCACTCGTATGATAGAAGGCATAGAGAGCATTCGGATCAGAATTGACCTGGCTGTTGCCATAGAGATCATAATCCCAGTTCTGATAGATGACAGTTGCAACGTCCTTCGTAATTTCAACCTCGACAGCGATACCCACCTGCTTGAGCTGCTGCTGAATAATCGCTGCAATGTCGTTACGCTTCTCCCGGTTCGGCGAACCGTCCACATAATGCAGGGTCAGCTTCTTGCCATCTTTTACACGAATGCCATCTGCTCCCTTGATCCAACCTTGCTCATCAAGCAGCTGATTGGCCTTGTTGATATCCGGATTGATACTTCCTTCCAAGGAAGCATTATAACCGAGGATTCCCGGAGACAGAGCAGACCAAGCTCGTTCGTAGTTGCCCAGATACAGTGTCTTCACGATGGATTCCACATCAACTGCGGATTGCACCGCCTGTCTGACTTTCACATCATCCCAAGGCGCTTTGCGCAGATTGAAGAAGAGGGTATACGGCAAACCAACGGTATTGGCCTGCAGCAATTGCTGGTTCGGATCGTTCTTCAGGGCAGCAATATTTTGCGGCGGAACGGTCTCGGCGGCGAGTACCTGCTTACTCTGTACACTGCCGATGCGTGTTGCTTCTTCCGGTACAATTTTGAACGTAATCGTATCAATATGAGGGGCGCCTTCGTTTTCAACGGTTGCGGGAGCCCAGCTGTAATCCTTGTTTTTGGCGACAACGATATCCGCATTCTCATCCCATTTCACGAAGGTATACGGACCGGTTCCCACAGGGTTTTTACCCAATTGATCTCCATACTTTTTGGCGGCTGCAGGTGATACGATTCCCAGCAGGGCCTGACTCAAATTTCCAAGAAAAGCTTGCGAAGGCTGTTCCAGATTCACCTTGATGGTGTATTCATCAATGACCTCCGAGGAGCTATACGGTCTAATCAGGGCAAGGGAATTGGCGGCTTTGGTGGCCGGATCGATCACCCGATCCAGATTGAACTTCACGGCTTCCGCGTTAAATGGTGTACCGTCATGGAACTTCACATCTTCACGCAGCTTGAATGTATAACTTTTGCCATCCTCTGATACACTCCACTCCTTGGCGAGCCAAGGTTTAATGGAACCATCCGGCAGCTGTACCACCAGATTGTCATAGATCGTTCGAATCGCACGTACGGTTACGGCAAGGCCACTTCGATGCGGGTCCAGCGTATCCGGCGATGTGGCGAGTGCGTAGGTCAGATTCCCACCTTCTGTTTGCCCAGCCGACTGCTCCCCACCGGAAGCCTGAACTGCACTGTTCGAGTTACCTGCCGCTCCGCAACCGGATAATACCAGCACCAATACTGCCGCCAATGCCATATATTTCATCCATGAGATAGACCTGTTCATATAGCTTCCCCCTCTGTGTATACAGGTGTCATTGATTCATTGAATTAATGATTTAATGAATTATAGATTTTAATCAACATAACCTATCCGTTAACTCGGTTTTATAGCATCATTCAACCCTTACGCATATGCAATCCGAATAGTTCACCCGGATCCCTCATTCCTAGACTGCTGCCGAATTTCAACTCTCCAGTTTCTTAAGCCTCGGTTCCAACTTGCTCCCGGGCAGCCGTGTAACGATTCACGGGAATTTGCACACCGAGATTGCCACGCAATGTGTCATGCTCGTATTCGGTGCGATAAATGCCGCGCTCTTGCAGAATCGGAACAACCAGTTCCACGAAATCAGCCAATCCACTTGGCAGTTCGGAATGAATAATGAATCCATCCGCTGCTTCGGCTTCGAACCATTCCTGGATCTTGTCAGCCACCTGCTCCGGTGTGCCAAGGAATTTGCTCTTCGGTGTTGCTGCCCGCAGGGCTACTTCACGCAGCGTCAATCCTTGCTCCTTGGCATCCCGCTTGATTTTGTCCGTACCGCTGCGGAAGCTGTTGCTGCCAATGCCATTCAATTCAGGGAATGGTTCATCCAGCGGATATTGGGAGAAGTCATGATGCTCGAAGAAACGTCCAAGGTAATCCAGCGCTTTATCGATCGTGACCAGGCTGGCGATCTCCTGATATTTCTGTTCTGCTTCCTCTTCTGTCCGTCCAATGATTGGATTGATTCCTGGCAAAATGACGATATCTTGTGTGGAACGTCCATAGGTTGTTGCGCGGGTTTTGACATCTTTGTAGAAGGCCTGTGCATCCTCAATAGAATCATGCCCTGTAAAAACAGCATCCGCTTCTTTGGCAGCAAGAGTCTTGCCATCTTCTGAAGAACCTGCCTGGAAAATAACCGGCTGCCCCTGCTTTGAACGTGCAATGTTAAGTGGACCCTGTACGGAGAAGAACTCTCCCTCATGATTGAGTGTGTGCAGTTTGGATGGATCGAAGAAAACGCCGCTTTCTTTGTCTCTAACAAAGGCATCGTCTTCCCATGAGTCCCAGAGGCCCTTAGTCACCTGCAAATATTCGGTTGCAATCCGGTAACGTTCCGGGTGGGTAGGATGGTTACTTTTACTGTAGTTTTTGGCTGAACCTTCAAGCGGGGATGTAACCACATTCCAACCAGCACGGCCATTACTAATCAGATCAAGGGAACCGAACTGTCTGGCAACTGTGAATGGATCACTATAGGAGGTGGAAAGTGTTCCAACCAGACCAATCCGCGACGTAATGGCGGCCAGGGCGGACAACAAGCTGATTGGCTCAAATCGATTCAAGAAGTGAGGTATGGATTTCTCGGTAATATAAAGACCATCAGCGATAAAAACGAGATCGAATTTCCCTTCTTCTGCCTTCAACGTTTGGCGTTTGTAAAATTCAAAATTCACACTGGCATCGGATTGAATCTCCGGGTGTCTCCAAGTCGTCATACTGCCTCCGACACCGTGGACAATCGCTCCAAATTTCAAACTGCGCTGAGCCGTCATAACCATTCCGCCTTCCTTGGATTAGGATATATCAAGAATTTTCTAAAGTCCGATCTGATACGGATTACGAATGAAGAAAAATCACAAAGTTAACTATTCCTATGAGTTTGGTCAGCTTTAATTTCACAAATCTTATCACTGCCCCGCACATCGGTCAACAGCATTACTTATAGAACTTTTCTATATAAGGATTGGACATCTGAATAAGAGGATGGATTATGGCTTATAAAAATCCCCGACTGCTGCACACTGATATGACAGCCTTTAGCAGCCGGAAACTGCTTTATCAAGAGATCCGCCACATCCGGTCAGACTGCTGCTTCATCGGGCTGGGCGAGAAGTTCCGCCAGTTTCTCCAAATCAGGCTCCAGCAAAGCTTCATACTTGCCGTCTCCACCCACCTCAATGACAGGTACATGTCGAATGCCATATTTGGCTTCAAGCACGTCCCTCAGCACATCGTTGCCTTGCACTTCGATGTTCTCAAAAGGCTGGTTGCGGGCCGTTAGGAATGCCTTGACCTCCCCGCAGAAATGACAGCCTGTTTTGCTCCAGAGCACTACTTTTTTCGATGTAGCAGACATCGGCATACCTCCTGATTGATTCATTGTCAGATCAGGATGGATCACCACCCAGACCATTAATTCCTATCTGTTAAATAAGAATTATGGCTATAAATGTACTCCTCACCTCTTCAAGCGTCAATGGATCTGCCAATAGAATAAACCTATAAGAGGATAGAAAGATTATATTTAAAATTTGAAAAGAGCTCTTTAAGAGCTCTCTAATTCCTGAACCTATCACTAACCATGTTAAAGACCTGTTTGGCAGAACCGGCATAATGGTTAACCTGGTCCGGCCGTTTATCCATAGCCCATCGGAGGGTATCAAAGGCTTTTAACAGCAATAGATGCCTGGTCAGACCCAGTTCCTCCATACTCATTCCGTATCCTTCCAAGAACGCTTTCAATTGTTCCGTATCAGGGCCTTCACCACGGAGATGACACCCCATCAGATGGATGACATCTCCATGTGGCACGACAGTAACTTCCGCACTCCCCCAATCCAGTAGTATCAACTGACCTGTCGGATGAACTATCGTATTTTTTAATGAGATATCACCATGACATAAACCGAATCGGAACTTTTCATCTTGCAACTGCTCGAACCATTGTCGTACAATCTTCGATTCCCTCTTCTTGATTACGCCCAACTCAAGCAGCGGATCCCGCTCTGTCAAACTATCGATGTTATACTGCACATATCCTTTCCAGCTGCCATCTGATCCTGGATGAGGTGGAGAATGAAATGTACCCTGAATGGGATCAATCAGCTCCTCGCCAAAACCGGTCACTTGAATGGAATGTATACGTCTCGCATATTCACCGAGCTTCCTCCAGATGTCAGTCGGGGCTACTTTACTATCCAATCCGTTATCCCCCTCGACAAACGTTTGAATCATATATGCCAATTCATCCTTAACCCCAACGGACAATGTATATGGCCCAGGGATACCCGCTGCTGCTGCCTGCTCAATACACCATTTTTCTTTGATAAAGGTGGGATAATGAACCTTGTTGTTCATGCGGACCACGACTTTATGACGTTCCGTCTCAACCAGGCAAACCTGATTCACAAAACCTTTTCCGATAATCGGGTATGAGGATCTCACTTGTTCCTGAAAAAACTCACCAGCAATAGTTTGGGCTTGTACTGCCATGGTGTCTTTCATCGTGCATTCCCCCTGTCTCGGTATACTTCAATATGCTTTGCAAAGATTGAATGGGCTTAGTGTAAAAGTAATTCACCAATCTTTCAATCGTTACATCTCATGATTCGTGGTATATGTAAAGTTCGGATGCGGAAAGATGCGTAGCGTTACGATACGCTGTACATCATATTCCGCATCATGCTGTCGTGCCGATATACAAGGCAGCCGAACCCGGTCATTACAAATCTTCGTTCAAGAGCTGGGGAGGAGCAATAATGGGCCAGTCTTCTTCGATCGTACGCAATTGGTTCGCAGATACATGAACGACATGCCCGGATTGCACTCCCCACCGTTCCGCAGCATAAAGGGTTGCAAACCTCCTGCGTTTACTGCCACTGATCTGGTACCATATATCCCGCTCATTCGTCGCGGCAATAATCATGCCTTCCTCCAGTGCATCGCGGTTGCTCTGAACAGGTTGAGCATGAACATGACTTCTTTCCAGGGGCCAGCCTTGTACCTCACCCGCAGATATCAATGGCTCACCTTCAGGTGCCCCGAGCAGATCCGGTTTCGCAACCAGAACGGGAGAAATACCTCGTGGAACGGGGATGTTCAGCTTGCGTCGCTGCCCACGTATCAGTCGATAAACATCGCCCTTGATATCAGAGATGTAACAGCCCTCCGGGTAAAAGTCCGTGCTGCGTCTCAGCTTATGGGTTACATCGCTGCTGCCCTTGGTGGAAATGCGCTGTCGCAGATCAGGGGAATCCGACGTGCCCTGGGGTATCTTGTTCTCCTGCTGACTTGTCGACACCTTGGCGCGCAGCGAGAGCCGGGAAGTATCAGCAACCAGCGCATGGGGATCTCCCCATTTTTGTGTATAAAATTGCTCGTTATCCTTATTCACGACTTCATAATCCTGTTCTCCCAGCTTCTTCATGCTTACACTTCCGTAGTGATGTATGAATGCATCGCCGGCTACCCCCAGCCTGTATCCCGCCAGTTTCGCCCGGATGATCCAGTCATCATCTTCAAAATTGCCCACGGCGTAACCTTCATCAAGATAACCTACCCGCTCCAACAATTCCCGTGAGAAAAGCCAGCAAAATCCAACCAGTCTTTCGGTCTCCCGATGTTTCGTGGCATCCGGGCGATTATGTCGGGCAGCAAAAGACCACATATCCTCCACTTCCCTGTATGGGACTTCAATCTGCTGATCTCCGCCAATGTAATTCGTAACCGGACCCACAACTCCCATCTCGGGATGACTGTCAAGACAGGTCATCATGTTTTCCAGCCAGCCCGGGGTGACCAGTGTATCGTTATTCAGCACGACGATATGTCTCCCCTTCGCCATCATCAGTCCATGATTGACACCACCGGCAAAACCACGATTCTTATCCAGCGCAGCGACCCTTACCATTCCACCTTTACGAAGCATGGCTGCCGCGGTGCCATCCTTGGATGCGTTATCCACAACAATAATTTCAAAGGGGGCCGGTGTATGCTTTTCAATACTGGACACACATTGAAGGACATATTCGCGCTGGTTGTATGTCGGAATAATAATGCTTACGCCTTCGAATACCAGTCCGAATGAGCTCTCCCCCTGTCGAACGCCCTCATCATAGCCTCTATGGTATCCCTGCTTATACAGTTTTGCGTTCTTGGCTGCCCGTTTACCTGAGGCTTGGCGTTTATTCTTCCCTCCACTCCTGCTTCGAGCTGCATGTAAAACAACGGTATCGGATGACGATGCTTTCCGCTGTTTTGAACGTCTGTCTGATGTGCTCATGTTGCTTCCTCCATTTCCCCTCATCCACATGCGCGTTACGATGAACGTCGCACCAGATCGTCCATTAGAGATGAAGCTCTCCTGTAACCAATTTGTCAGCCAAATGTCCAAAATCTATGGCAACCCGCCCCAGCTCACCAGCGATTCGGCGGCACAGAATGACGGCCGGAATTCCCGCTGCTACCAGAGCGATATCGAACGAATGCTCCGCAGTCTGCTGCATCACTCTCGGGATATCCGCTACCCCCTCCACTGTTCCTATGATGCCTGTCACTTGTATCCCGCGACCGTTCAACAAGGCCCCGAGCTCTGCAGCTTGGCTTCCAATCAGCAGCACCCGGCGCCCCTGTACCACAGGCAGCAACAGACCGGAATGATGCAGGCTGTAGTTAATCGTGGAACTGGTCAGATTCAGACGGGACCAGTCAATTCCAAAATGCCGTAATACTGGAAATAACAGTCCCTGAAAAGTAGGCGCACGCGAGATGGGGACACCGACCCAATCGGCGCCTCGAATGGCTTCCGCGAGCGCAGCGCGGATGTCCGGGGTGGAGCGTGGCACCCCTGCATAAGGCAGAAACGGTGCCAGCCCCTGCACTTGCTCGCCTGGCAGCACCGTATCGGCTGCCAGGGTCAACAGTTCGCCATCTCCGAGGCGAACGACAGACAGGGGGCGCTGCGCATCCAGCGCCCCCTGGATGTGGCCAGCCATCTCATGAGGGCTGGCCAGCCGGGTAAGCGTGGGCGCATATTGGCGGAATCCCGCCTCGATCAGATCTGCCGCCGCCACGGTAGGCAGAATATGATCAGGCGGGATGTGCTGCGCCACCAGCGCCTCCCCGCCCGCGAACACGCCGTCGCGGAAGCCCTCGGCGTAGCCGCTCTCGGGCGCTGCTGCCGGCTGCGCAGGCGCCAGTGCCCTTGCGCTGCCAGCATGCGCGGCAGCGCTTTCCCGCCCCGCGTGAGCGACACCACCGCGTCGGTGTGTCGCTTGCGGCGGGGCGGGGCCAGCACCGCTGGCAGGCAGCGCCTGTGGCGTGCTGCCTTGCGGTGCTGGCCCAGGCGCACGCTGCGCAGCCGTGCGCTGTTTGCCGCGGGCGCCTGCGGTCCGCCCGCCCCGCGGCGCGGCAAGCGCGCGGCGGGCAGCTGCGCGCTTGCCCGCTTTGGCTCGCGCCCCTTTACGGCCACGGCTCACGCCTGCACGCTCGCCAGCTTTCAAGCGGGTGCCTGCGCTGCCCCGCCCTTCGCCTGTTTTCACGCCCGTTTTGGTTCGTGCTCCTGCGCTCCCACCACGTCTTGCACCAGTGCGCCCGCTGGCTTTGCCTTTCGGTTCTGCAAGAAGCTTGCGCTCTATTCCTGCGAGTTCCAAACTTCCCTGCTTCGTACCGTTGTTTCCCCATTCATGATTCGAACTTGCTTTGGGCTGCACTCCTACAGATACGTACAAGGAACCGGCATGACTGCCCAGTGTCTTATTCCTCCTACCCAAGTCGCTGCGTTTTGCTACTCTCACGGCATTCCCTCCCTTGGCATGCACTAGGAGTGCCCCCGCTGCACAAAGCGCCGGAGCTTTCTTCCGGCTCCGGCGCAGGTTGTTCTGCTCTCATGGGACCTCTCACAGCGGCAGCATCAGGCACATATATTTTAGGGTAGTTGACCCTTCATGCGGATGGCTGCTTCCTGAAGCGATTGGAACGTCCCGGCAT contains these protein-coding regions:
- a CDS encoding ABC transporter substrate-binding protein, which gives rise to MNRSISWMKYMALAAVLVLVLSGCGAAGNSNSAVQASGGEQSAGQTEGGNLTYALATSPDTLDPHRSGLAVTVRAIRTIYDNLVVQLPDGSIKPWLAKEWSVSEDGKSYTFKLREDVKFHDGTPFNAEAVKFNLDRVIDPATKAANSLALIRPYSSSEVIDEYTIKVNLEQPSQAFLGNLSQALLGIVSPAAAKKYGDQLGKNPVGTGPYTFVKWDENADIVVAKNKDYSWAPATVENEGAPHIDTITFKIVPEEATRIGSVQSKQVLAAETVPPQNIAALKNDPNQQLLQANTVGLPYTLFFNLRKAPWDDVKVRQAVQSAVDVESIVKTLYLGNYERAWSALSPGILGYNASLEGSINPDINKANQLLDEQGWIKGADGIRVKDGKKLTLHYVDGSPNREKRNDIAAIIQQQLKQVGIAVEVEITKDVATVIYQNWDYDLYGNSQVNSDPNALYAFYHTSAEGERPTLSGLSDPKIDKLLEQGAVETDPDKRVDIYNQIQQYLIEQAVILPIYVFPYTVAASKSVQGIKFDSLGYPLFNDVRIQP
- a CDS encoding LLM class flavin-dependent oxidoreductase gives rise to the protein MTAQRSLKFGAIVHGVGGSMTTWRHPEIQSDASVNFEFYKRQTLKAEEGKFDLVFIADGLYITEKSIPHFLNRFEPISLLSALAAITSRIGLVGTLSTSYSDPFTVARQFGSLDLISNGRAGWNVVTSPLEGSAKNYSKSNHPTHPERYRIATEYLQVTKGLWDSWEDDAFVRDKESGVFFDPSKLHTLNHEGEFFSVQGPLNIARSKQGQPVIFQAGSSEDGKTLAAKEADAVFTGHDSIEDAQAFYKDVKTRATTYGRSTQDIVILPGINPIIGRTEEEAEQKYQEIASLVTIDKALDYLGRFFEHHDFSQYPLDEPFPELNGIGSNSFRSGTDKIKRDAKEQGLTLREVALRAATPKSKFLGTPEQVADKIQEWFEAEAADGFIIHSELPSGLADFVELVVPILQERGIYRTEYEHDTLRGNLGVQIPVNRYTAAREQVGTEA
- a CDS encoding glutaredoxin family protein — protein: MSATSKKVVLWSKTGCHFCGEVKAFLTARNQPFENIEVQGNDVLRDVLEAKYGIRHVPVIEVGGDGKYEALLEPDLEKLAELLAQPDEAAV
- a CDS encoding aminoglycoside phosphotransferase family protein codes for the protein MKDTMAVQAQTIAGEFFQEQVRSSYPIIGKGFVNQVCLVETERHKVVVRMNNKVHYPTFIKEKWCIEQAAAAGIPGPYTLSVGVKDELAYMIQTFVEGDNGLDSKVAPTDIWRKLGEYARRIHSIQVTGFGEELIDPIQGTFHSPPHPGSDGSWKGYVQYNIDSLTERDPLLELGVIKKRESKIVRQWFEQLQDEKFRFGLCHGDISLKNTIVHPTGQLILLDWGSAEVTVVPHGDVIHLMGCHLRGEGPDTEQLKAFLEGYGMSMEELGLTRHLLLLKAFDTLRWAMDKRPDQVNHYAGSAKQVFNMVSDRFRN
- a CDS encoding glycosyltransferase family 2 protein is translated as MSTSDRRSKQRKASSSDTVVLHAARSRSGGKNKRQASGKRAAKNAKLYKQGYHRGYDEGVRQGESSFGLVFEGVSIIIPTYNQREYVLQCVSSIEKHTPAPFEIIVVDNASKDGTAAAMLRKGGMVRVAALDKNRGFAGGVNHGLMMAKGRHIVVLNNDTLVTPGWLENMMTCLDSHPEMGVVGPVTNYIGGDQQIEVPYREVEDMWSFAARHNRPDATKHRETERLVGFCWLFSRELLERVGYLDEGYAVGNFEDDDWIIRAKLAGYRLGVAGDAFIHHYGSVSMKKLGEQDYEVVNKDNEQFYTQKWGDPHALVADTSRLSLRAKVSTSQQENKIPQGTSDSPDLRQRISTKGSSDVTHKLRRSTDFYPEGCYISDIKGDVYRLIRGQRRKLNIPVPRGISPVLVAKPDLLGAPEGEPLISAGEVQGWPLERSHVHAQPVQSNRDALEEGMIIAATNERDIWYQISGSKRRRFATLYAAERWGVQSGHVVHVSANQLRTIEEDWPIIAPPQLLNEDL
- a CDS encoding GT-D fold domain-containing glycosyltransferase; the protein is MRVAKRSDLGRRNKTLGSHAGSLYVSVGVQPKASSNHEWGNNGTKQGSLELAGIERKLLAEPKGKASGRTGARRGGSAGARTKTGVKTGEGRGSAGTRLKAGERAGVSRGRKGARAKAGKRAAARRALAAPRGGRTAGARGKQRTAAQRAPGPAPQGSTPQALPASGAGPAPPQATHRRGGVAHAGRESAAAHAGSARALAPAQPAAAPESGYAEGFRDGVFAGGEALVAQHIPPDHILPTVAAADLIEAGFRQYAPTLTRLASPHEMAGHIQGALDAQRPLSVVRLGDGELLTLAADTVLPGEQVQGLAPFLPYAGVPRSTPDIRAALAEAIRGADWVGVPISRAPTFQGLLFPVLRHFGIDWSRLNLTSSTINYSLHHSGLLLPVVQGRRVLLIGSQAAELGALLNGRGIQVTGIIGTVEGVADIPRVMQQTAEHSFDIALVAAGIPAVILCRRIAGELGRVAIDFGHLADKLVTGELHL